A region of Chloroflexota bacterium DNA encodes the following proteins:
- a CDS encoding Zn-ribbon domain-containing OB-fold protein, which produces MSEFALFNKEFFRALEAGELIGSKCLDCGEVSIPQREICPVCYSHKIEVEAFSGKGKLVAYTVISVPPVKMAEAGYDSKNPYCVGIVELAEGPRISAQILDVDLTHPELIEIGMDLQMTTIQREEGGVQKTYLAFKPA; this is translated from the coding sequence ATGAGTGAATTTGCATTATTCAACAAAGAATTCTTCCGTGCCCTGGAAGCCGGCGAACTGATCGGTTCCAAATGCCTGGATTGTGGTGAGGTTTCCATTCCGCAACGGGAGATTTGTCCGGTTTGTTATTCCCACAAGATTGAAGTTGAGGCCTTCTCCGGTAAAGGGAAACTGGTGGCCTATACCGTCATCAGTGTTCCGCCGGTCAAGATGGCCGAAGCAGGTTATGACAGTAAGAACCCCTATTGTGTTGGTATCGTTGAATTGGCAGAAGGGCCCCGGATTTCAGCTCAGATCCTGGATGTCGACCTGACCCATCCTGAATTAATTGAAATTGGGATGGATTTGCAGATGACCACCATTCAGCGTGAAGAGGGTGGCGTTCAGAAAACCTATTTGGCTTTCAAACCTGCTTAA
- a CDS encoding acetyl-CoA hydrolase/transferase family protein gives MPTTKRFIDKYLTAEEAVRLVKPHQTIGVGIAGSEPVGLMRAMADYATELEGVHFWTCLPMRPYDIFTKPEMGGHIFNENWFYSATDRQVHPEGRVSYIPNNLHRAATDKLYATGGHLDVFMGTATPPNEEGYMSLSLGLIVQKDLLEAADLKILEVNENLPWTYGDTLVHVSEVDYLVENNVPLVELPVVAPTETEQQIGGFIADLIEDGSTIQLGIGGIPNAITAFIMERKDLGVHTEMIVDGFVDLLEAGVVTNAKKTLHPGKMIGAFALGSKKLYDFLDHNPDVEMYRGRYTNDPYVIAKNNKMISVNTALQVDILGQVCSQSIGTRQFSGTGGQLDTHRGAQMSEGGRGIIALRSTAKNGSISTIVPTLAPGAGVTVPSQDVDTIITEFGVAELRGRSVQDRMEALIRVAHPNFRDWIRDEADRLGIVPKAHFFVGGLDE, from the coding sequence ATGCCAACCACCAAGCGATTTATCGATAAATACCTGACGGCTGAAGAAGCCGTTCGGCTGGTCAAGCCACACCAGACAATTGGGGTCGGCATTGCAGGTTCCGAACCGGTGGGCCTTATGCGCGCTATGGCGGATTATGCCACGGAGCTGGAAGGCGTCCATTTTTGGACCTGCCTGCCCATGCGACCTTATGACATCTTCACCAAGCCTGAAATGGGCGGCCATATCTTTAATGAGAACTGGTTCTATAGCGCTACGGACCGCCAGGTGCACCCGGAAGGGCGGGTCTCCTATATTCCCAATAACCTGCACCGGGCAGCCACCGATAAGCTCTATGCCACCGGTGGTCACCTGGATGTCTTCATGGGGACGGCCACACCGCCTAATGAGGAAGGGTATATGTCCCTTTCGCTGGGCCTGATCGTCCAAAAAGACCTGCTTGAAGCGGCTGACCTAAAAATCCTGGAAGTGAATGAAAACCTGCCCTGGACCTATGGCGATACACTCGTCCATGTCTCCGAGGTGGATTATCTGGTAGAGAACAACGTCCCCCTGGTGGAACTGCCCGTTGTTGCCCCAACTGAAACCGAACAGCAGATCGGCGGCTTTATTGCTGATCTGATCGAAGATGGCTCAACGATCCAATTGGGGATCGGCGGCATTCCGAATGCGATCACCGCTTTCATTATGGAACGCAAAGACCTCGGTGTGCATACTGAGATGATCGTGGATGGTTTCGTGGACCTCTTAGAGGCCGGTGTGGTCACTAACGCAAAGAAAACACTGCACCCCGGCAAGATGATCGGCGCTTTCGCCTTGGGCAGTAAAAAACTCTATGATTTTCTTGATCACAACCCGGATGTCGAAATGTACCGGGGCCGTTATACCAATGACCCCTATGTGATCGCCAAGAATAACAAGATGATCAGCGTCAACACGGCACTGCAGGTTGATATCCTCGGCCAGGTCTGCTCCCAGAGCATCGGCACCCGCCAGTTCAGTGGGACCGGCGGCCAGCTGGATACTCACCGCGGCGCGCAGATGTCCGAAGGTGGGCGCGGCATCATTGCCCTGCGCTCGACAGCGAAGAACGGCAGCATTTCCACGATTGTTCCCACCCTGGCCCCCGGCGCCGGCGTGACTGTGCCCAGCCAGGATGTGGATACGATCATCACAGAGTTTGGCGTGGCAGAGTTGCGCGGCCGGTCAGTTCAGGATCGGATGGAAGCGTTGATCAGGGTGGCCCATCCCAATTTCCGGGATTGGATCCGTGATGAAGCTGACCGTTTGGGTATTGTCCCTAAAGCCCATTTCTTTGTGGGAGGTTTAGATGAGTGA
- a CDS encoding ketoacyl-ACP synthase III, with translation MERYANIIGTGRYVPKNEITNATFAEWMGEVSPKLADVVGKFEESSNIKTRFYADEGMATSDLAVEAAKAALEDAGIKPEDLDLIILGTDSPDYITPATSVVVQEKLGAKNAGTFDVGCACASFPTGLSLASGLIAANANLKYVLVIGAYMMHKLADYKHDVMAFFYGDGAGAAVLAPSDKPGFISSTFFADGAYYKHWGIYAGGTAEPATVENVQSGKSQVHLVTAFPPEVNNEGWPQRVREVAKNGGFEISDIDFVIFTQVRLTSIKLVMDELGLPIEKAHWIMDKWGYTGSACLPMAFDDARKLGKIKSGDLVVFIGSGVGYNQAGVAIRMP, from the coding sequence ATGGAACGATATGCCAATATTATCGGTACCGGTCGTTACGTCCCGAAGAACGAAATCACGAATGCAACCTTTGCCGAATGGATGGGCGAGGTCAGCCCCAAGCTGGCGGATGTGGTCGGTAAGTTTGAAGAAAGCTCGAATATCAAGACTCGCTTCTATGCCGATGAGGGCATGGCCACTTCTGACCTGGCCGTTGAAGCGGCCAAGGCTGCTCTTGAAGATGCCGGGATCAAACCCGAAGATCTGGATCTGATCATCCTGGGCACTGACTCACCGGATTACATCACACCTGCCACCTCTGTGGTGGTGCAGGAAAAACTGGGCGCAAAGAATGCCGGCACATTTGATGTGGGCTGCGCCTGCGCCAGCTTCCCGACAGGGCTGTCCCTGGCCTCCGGTCTGATCGCTGCCAACGCGAACCTGAAATACGTTCTGGTGATCGGCGCCTATATGATGCACAAACTGGCCGATTACAAGCACGATGTGATGGCCTTTTTCTATGGTGATGGCGCTGGGGCGGCCGTTCTGGCACCCAGTGACAAACCAGGCTTCATTTCCTCCACCTTCTTTGCCGATGGTGCCTATTACAAGCACTGGGGCATTTATGCCGGCGGCACAGCAGAACCTGCCACGGTTGAGAACGTGCAGAGCGGCAAGTCCCAAGTGCACCTTGTGACGGCTTTCCCGCCAGAGGTTAATAATGAAGGCTGGCCGCAGCGAGTGCGTGAAGTGGCGAAAAACGGCGGTTTTGAAATCTCCGATATTGATTTTGTGATCTTCACCCAGGTTCGCCTTACCAGCATCAAGCTGGTGATGGATGAACTCGGTCTGCCGATTGAGAAAGCCCATTGGATCATGGATAAATGGGGCTACACCGGTTCCGCTTGTCTGCCGATGGCATTTGATGACGCCCGCAAGTTGGGCAAGATCAAATCCGGTGATCTGGTGGTCTTCATCGGTTCCGGTGTGGGCTACAACCAGGCTGGCGTCGCCATTCGAATGCCCTAA
- a CDS encoding beta-ketoacyl-ACP reductase: protein MRLKDKVCLITGGAAGIGKATAIKFANEGAKVVLCDVDPEAGEALAKELGNGAVFYKVDVTDRDAVQEWVDDVIDNFGRVDVLVNNAGITRDGLFVKYKNGEVVSQMSEDAFDLVIKVNLKGVFNCAQAVTPQMIKQGGGVILNASSIVGLYGNFGQTNYAATKFGVIGMTKTWSRELGRYNIRVNAVCPGFILTEMVQKMPEKILEGLAAKTPLGRMGKPEEIANLYSWLASDEASYISGTAISIDGGMVLGT, encoded by the coding sequence ATGCGTTTAAAGGACAAAGTGTGTCTGATCACGGGTGGTGCCGCGGGGATTGGTAAGGCCACCGCAATTAAATTCGCTAATGAAGGCGCGAAGGTTGTGCTTTGCGATGTGGACCCCGAAGCCGGCGAAGCCCTTGCCAAGGAACTTGGTAACGGTGCGGTTTTCTATAAGGTCGATGTGACCGATCGGGATGCCGTCCAGGAGTGGGTTGACGATGTTATTGACAATTTCGGCCGGGTCGATGTGCTGGTCAATAACGCCGGGATCACTCGGGACGGTCTTTTTGTTAAGTATAAGAACGGCGAAGTGGTCAGCCAGATGTCGGAAGATGCTTTCGATCTGGTGATCAAAGTGAACCTCAAAGGCGTTTTCAACTGCGCTCAGGCCGTGACACCCCAGATGATCAAACAGGGCGGCGGTGTGATCCTCAACGCTTCCTCCATCGTGGGCCTCTATGGCAACTTCGGCCAGACCAACTATGCCGCCACCAAGTTCGGTGTGATCGGCATGACCAAGACCTGGTCCCGTGAGTTGGGACGCTATAATATCCGGGTGAACGCAGTTTGCCCCGGTTTCATCCTGACCGAAATGGTTCAGAAGATGCCCGAGAAGATCCTCGAAGGTTTGGCTGCCAAGACACCTCTGGGCCGGATGGGCAAACCGGAAGAAATCGCCAACCTCTACAGCTGGCTGGCCAGCGACGAGGCTTCCTATATCAGCGGTACAGCCATCAGCATTGACGGCGGCATGGTACTGGGTACCTAA
- a CDS encoding tetratricopeptide repeat protein, with protein sequence MSIRNLIILSQINPPAQRSRVLVRERINQRLEGMLHYPLTILEAGTGYGKSTAILSFLREKDLPIYWFTLSGTDRDPKLFLAKLFTAFNQRGSQIGEEALRILDMPDSTQQEAMIAFLNALAVHLTEDALFILDDFHRMVNVPEVMGFIDWMVENLPPKLHVVIATRHTLEFPSMNKWRVKGELLEISKDELTFTGEEIGQLFASQYDIQLDEETITQLLQKTEGWAIGLQMVWQTLQNNPGMTIQQVLEDDRQSRTALFDYLAEEVLAGQTPERQDFLLATSILSKLDSSTCDFLLMIDTSDKILMDLHSSGLFIEELRPGVYRYHQIFREFLLNRLQQDTRRVVDLHRKIASYFYAHEYWEEAMNHLLLASDYHQINQILESIGKKMVRDGRHESINYWITQVPASIRRNYPYMVFLLAEVNRYLGHFEEALEYYHAAERIYRKRDNHLGVSQALTGQARVFLDTIRPNNANQLLQDALKLLDPVEMKEEVADLLVLTAENQLNLGLPDSAESLLKQASQLRPVLDKETDLIQARILLRTGRLQDGIDLLQDREANNPGVVPPSRPQRFHRESTLLLSLFYAITGEIEKADRYARLGIELGKLLQSTFVQSVGYMRLGHAVLLYAQHPFNEDGLEQAMKLYQEAIDRVDVTRIHVEPLWGMCRALGYSHHIQQAEQMALESLEIAKKAGDEWISILIQLSLGAGEVLTGNYEAAQQYLTTAETLSIKVGDPFALSAARMWLALRAWQQGYQNTAFGYLEKMLPIVQEHGYEFLLTRESLMGLKDREMIYPLLLAAAENNIEQPFIAKLLKARGLEPETYHPGYSLWVQTFGGFKVWRGDQPVDPEEWKREKARLLFQLLVGHRDKWLHRDQIISMLWPDTPLENANNYLKVILNTLNQVLEPDRPRGETAFFVERRQELYRLNPRARVMVDAELFTQQIGDGSLPALESAVNLYRGRYFDGCYAQEWLMIDVQYFHQQFLLAAERLTAQLLDEGDYERALEVTYKTLGEDPLWESAYRAQMTIFHKMGRSSMVREVYKQCQDVFRQQMDSDVSPATVELYEGLIGEG encoded by the coding sequence ATGTCCATTCGCAACCTCATCATCCTCAGCCAGATCAACCCGCCTGCCCAGCGCAGCCGGGTTTTGGTGCGTGAGCGCATCAACCAGCGGCTGGAAGGGATGTTGCATTACCCCCTGACCATCCTGGAGGCCGGTACCGGTTACGGCAAGAGCACCGCAATCCTTTCTTTCCTGCGGGAGAAGGACCTGCCGATCTATTGGTTCACTCTCTCCGGCACGGACCGTGACCCCAAGCTCTTCCTGGCGAAGCTGTTCACTGCGTTCAACCAGCGTGGTTCGCAGATCGGTGAGGAAGCGCTGCGGATCCTCGATATGCCGGATTCCACCCAGCAGGAAGCAATGATCGCCTTCCTGAACGCGCTGGCTGTTCACCTGACCGAGGATGCCCTGTTCATTCTGGATGATTTCCACCGGATGGTGAATGTACCCGAGGTGATGGGCTTCATTGACTGGATGGTCGAGAACCTGCCGCCAAAGCTGCATGTGGTCATCGCCACGCGTCACACGCTCGAATTCCCCTCGATGAACAAATGGCGGGTCAAGGGCGAGCTGTTGGAGATCAGCAAGGATGAGTTGACCTTCACCGGGGAGGAGATCGGCCAACTTTTTGCCAGTCAATACGATATCCAACTTGATGAGGAGACGATCACTCAACTGCTCCAGAAAACGGAGGGTTGGGCGATTGGGCTGCAGATGGTTTGGCAGACGCTCCAGAATAACCCCGGGATGACCATCCAACAGGTGCTGGAAGATGACCGGCAATCCCGCACGGCCTTATTTGATTACCTGGCTGAGGAAGTGCTGGCAGGGCAGACCCCCGAACGGCAGGACTTCCTCCTGGCGACTTCAATCCTCTCCAAACTGGATAGCAGCACCTGTGACTTCCTGCTGATGATCGATACCAGCGATAAGATCCTGATGGACCTGCACAGCAGCGGCCTGTTCATCGAGGAACTGCGCCCTGGTGTTTATCGCTATCATCAAATATTCCGCGAATTCCTGCTCAACCGGCTTCAACAGGACACCCGGCGGGTGGTGGACCTGCACCGCAAGATCGCCAGCTATTTCTATGCTCATGAGTATTGGGAAGAGGCGATGAACCACCTCCTGCTGGCCAGTGACTATCACCAGATCAATCAGATTCTGGAAAGCATTGGCAAGAAGATGGTTCGGGATGGCCGGCATGAATCGATCAATTACTGGATCACGCAGGTCCCGGCCAGCATCCGCAGGAACTACCCTTATATGGTCTTTCTGTTGGCTGAGGTCAACCGCTATCTCGGGCATTTTGAGGAAGCACTGGAATACTATCATGCGGCTGAGCGCATCTATCGCAAACGGGACAACCACCTGGGCGTTTCGCAGGCACTGACGGGACAGGCCCGGGTCTTCTTGGATACGATCCGGCCTAATAATGCCAACCAACTGCTGCAGGATGCCCTCAAGCTGCTGGACCCGGTGGAGATGAAGGAGGAAGTGGCGGATCTGTTGGTGCTGACTGCGGAAAATCAGCTAAACCTCGGGCTGCCGGATAGTGCTGAATCTCTGTTGAAGCAAGCCAGCCAGCTCCGGCCGGTCCTTGATAAAGAAACTGACCTGATCCAGGCTCGCATCTTGCTGCGGACTGGACGCCTGCAGGATGGGATCGACTTGCTGCAAGATCGTGAAGCGAATAACCCCGGCGTGGTCCCGCCATCCCGACCGCAGCGCTTTCACCGTGAGAGCACCTTGCTGCTGTCGCTCTTCTATGCCATCACCGGCGAAATTGAAAAAGCTGACCGCTATGCCCGTTTGGGCATTGAACTGGGCAAGCTGCTGCAATCCACTTTTGTGCAATCCGTGGGCTATATGCGCCTGGGACATGCCGTCTTGCTTTATGCCCAGCATCCCTTCAACGAGGACGGGCTGGAACAGGCGATGAAGTTGTATCAGGAGGCGATCGACAGGGTGGATGTGACCCGGATCCATGTCGAGCCTTTATGGGGCATGTGCCGTGCGCTGGGTTACTCGCATCACATCCAGCAGGCCGAACAAATGGCGCTTGAATCGTTGGAGATCGCCAAGAAAGCCGGTGACGAGTGGATCAGCATTCTGATCCAGCTCTCACTGGGCGCCGGCGAGGTGTTGACCGGTAACTACGAAGCTGCTCAACAATATCTGACCACAGCGGAAACCTTGTCGATCAAGGTCGGCGACCCCTTCGCCCTCAGTGCGGCACGGATGTGGCTGGCGTTGCGGGCCTGGCAGCAGGGTTATCAGAACACGGCTTTTGGCTATCTGGAGAAGATGCTGCCGATTGTGCAGGAACATGGTTATGAATTCCTGCTGACCCGGGAGAGCCTTATGGGCCTCAAGGATCGCGAAATGATCTACCCCTTGCTGCTGGCAGCGGCGGAGAACAACATTGAACAGCCTTTCATTGCCAAATTGCTCAAAGCACGCGGGCTGGAACCCGAAACCTACCATCCGGGATATTCGCTTTGGGTGCAGACCTTCGGCGGTTTCAAGGTCTGGCGGGGTGACCAGCCTGTCGACCCGGAGGAGTGGAAGCGGGAGAAAGCCCGGTTATTGTTCCAGCTTTTGGTGGGTCACCGTGATAAATGGCTGCACCGAGATCAGATCATCTCGATGCTCTGGCCCGATACGCCGCTGGAAAACGCCAATAACTACCTGAAAGTGATCCTCAATACCCTCAACCAGGTGCTGGAACCTGACCGGCCGCGGGGTGAGACGGCTTTCTTTGTCGAGCGCCGCCAGGAGCTCTACCGGCTGAACCCCCGGGCGCGGGTCATGGTGGATGCGGAACTATTCACTCAGCAGATCGGGGATGGCTCGCTGCCGGCTTTGGAGAGTGCCGTCAACCTCTATCGGGGACGGTACTTTGATGGGTGTTACGCCCAGGAATGGCTGATGATCGATGTGCAGTACTTCCACCAGCAGTTTCTGCTGGCTGCGGAGCGGCTGACCGCTCAATTGCTGGATGAGGGGGATTATGAACGAGCGCTGGAAGTGACCTATAAGACCCTGGGGGAGGACCCACTTTGGGAATCGGCTTACCGCGCCCAGATGACCATCTTCCACAAGATGGGACGGAGTTCGATGGTCCGGGAAGTGTATAAGCAGTGTCAGGACGTCTTCCGCCAGCAGATGGACAGTGACGTCTCACCCGCGACGGTGGAGCTGTATGAGGGGCTGATCGGCGAGGGGTAA
- a CDS encoding transposase codes for MSEYRRIYIKGGTYFFTLVTFQRYKIFSNPENRSLLLDTIMHVRTFHPFTMVAYCILPDHIHLIWTLLESDHDYSLRVGLIKARFTKQYRLNGGQPGPPDISRTKRREAAIWQRRFWEHLIRDEQDLERHINYIHYNPIKHGLVENLDDWPDSSFHEYVKSGIYDDSWGWDDQRNENKYNFGE; via the coding sequence ATGTCTGAATATCGCCGCATTTACATTAAGGGTGGAACATATTTCTTCACGTTGGTGACTTTCCAAAGGTATAAGATTTTCAGCAATCCTGAGAATCGATCATTATTATTGGACACAATAATGCACGTAAGGACTTTTCATCCATTTACAATGGTGGCTTATTGTATTCTCCCGGATCACATTCACCTAATTTGGACCCTGCTAGAGAGTGATCATGATTACTCTTTGCGGGTTGGGTTAATCAAGGCGAGATTTACAAAACAATATCGTCTTAACGGTGGGCAGCCAGGACCTCCAGATATCTCACGCACCAAACGTCGTGAAGCTGCTATCTGGCAACGTCGATTTTGGGAGCATTTAATCCGTGATGAACAGGATCTGGAACGTCATATTAATTACATTCATTACAACCCAATCAAACACGGGCTGGTGGAAAATTTGGATGATTGGCCGGATTCGAGTTTCCATGAGTATGTAAAATCAGGAATTTATGATGATAGTTGGGGCTGGGATGATCAACGAAATGAGAATAAGTACAATTTTGGAGAGTAA
- a CDS encoding HEAT repeat domain-containing protein, whose amino-acid sequence MQKSDGMIEKVAKWHETGDLNGLIKASKYHSKPPNGGDMVIRLTAIMGLGKIGNNRAIKALKAALKDDEGTVRFASAHELVKLRVPNIMETLQKTFSRDEYLRCLAYIKMVEEGK is encoded by the coding sequence ATGCAAAAATCTGATGGCATGATTGAAAAAGTAGCAAAGTGGCATGAGACAGGAGATTTGAATGGCCTGATAAAGGCCTCAAAATACCATAGCAAACCGCCAAACGGTGGGGATATGGTGATTCGTCTAACGGCGATTATGGGCTTGGGGAAAATTGGCAATAACAGGGCAATCAAGGCCCTAAAGGCCGCATTGAAGGACGATGAGGGTACCGTCCGATTTGCCTCGGCTCATGAGCTGGTCAAACTCAGGGTCCCAAATATTATGGAAACACTGCAGAAGACATTTTCACGTGATGAATACCTGCGATGTTTGGCCTATATCAAGATGGTAGAAGAAGGTAAATGA